From the Cohaesibacter sp. ES.047 genome, one window contains:
- the secE gene encoding preprotein translocase subunit SecE has product MAKTNPFTFLQQVRSEASKVTWPTQKETAITTVMVFVMVALASVFFLLADQVLSFGVSFILGLGG; this is encoded by the coding sequence ATGGCTAAAACCAACCCTTTTACATTCTTGCAGCAAGTGCGTTCCGAAGCGTCCAAGGTTACTTGGCCGACGCAGAAGGAAACGGCGATCACCACAGTGATGGTGTTTGTGATGGTGGCACTTGCCTCTGTCTTCTTTCTGCTGGCTGATCAGGTGTTGAGCTTCGGCGTCAGCTTTATTCTCGGATTGGGAGGGTAA
- the rplA gene encoding 50S ribosomal protein L1: protein MAKEGKRVRAAREKVDATATYSLEEAVKLVKSGALAKFDETVEIALNLGVDPRHADQMVRGVCQLPAGTGKTVRVAVFARGDKAEEAKAAGADIVGAEDLVEIVQGGKIDFDRCIASPDMMPLVGRLGKVLGPRGMMPNPKVGTVTPDVAQAVKDSKGGSVEFRVEKAGIVHGGVGKVSFEESALVDNVKAFVSAVSKAKPTGAKGTYMQKMSLSSTMGPGVRVDLASVE, encoded by the coding sequence ATGGCTAAAGAAGGTAAACGCGTTCGCGCTGCTCGCGAAAAAGTCGACGCTACTGCAACATATTCCCTCGAGGAAGCAGTCAAGCTCGTCAAATCCGGCGCACTCGCCAAATTCGACGAAACCGTCGAGATTGCTCTCAACCTTGGTGTTGATCCGCGTCATGCCGACCAGATGGTCCGTGGCGTTTGTCAGCTTCCTGCCGGCACCGGTAAAACCGTTCGTGTCGCTGTTTTCGCTCGTGGCGATAAAGCAGAGGAAGCCAAGGCTGCTGGTGCAGACATCGTTGGTGCAGAAGATCTGGTGGAAATCGTTCAGGGTGGCAAAATCGATTTCGATCGTTGCATTGCATCCCCTGACATGATGCCTCTGGTAGGTCGACTCGGCAAGGTTCTCGGCCCGCGCGGCATGATGCCGAACCCGAAAGTTGGCACCGTAACCCCTGACGTTGCGCAGGCTGTCAAGGACTCGAAAGGCGGCTCTGTCGAATTTCGTGTTGAAAAAGCCGGTATCGTTCATGGCGGTGTTGGCAAGGTCAGCTTTGAAGAATCCGCGCTCGTTGACAACGTAAAAGCGTTTGTTTCTGCGGTTTCCAAGGCTAAGCCGACCGGCGCCAAGGGCACCTACATGCAGAAAATGTCCCTGTCCTCCACCATGGGGCCAGGTGTACGTGTAGATCTTGCTTCTGTCGAATAA
- a CDS encoding alpha/beta hydrolase: MRSANGHPLIFLHGSGRSETDGADFLARLSLRVAGIFIRGHHSQRRGYSFIRRNEDFSLDYDEIARDAGDLADFIRDLKHRNPDWAKPPVLIGYSSGAIMAAAILWQRPSLIAGAALLRPQSPSMVRPEPLNGLPVLILSGLWDERRDADASAHLEVQLEQARAKVTHITLRTGHGEAEDGSDYTATKNWLKETFSIS, from the coding sequence ATGCGCAGCGCGAACGGCCATCCGCTGATCTTCCTGCATGGCTCTGGACGCTCGGAAACCGATGGCGCTGATTTCCTTGCGCGCCTGTCTCTGCGCGTTGCGGGGATCTTCATTCGAGGCCATCACAGCCAGAGACGAGGCTACTCCTTTATCAGACGAAATGAGGATTTCTCGCTCGATTATGACGAAATCGCCCGTGATGCGGGTGACCTGGCGGATTTCATCAGGGATCTGAAACACCGGAACCCCGACTGGGCAAAGCCCCCTGTACTGATTGGCTATTCGAGCGGCGCGATCATGGCGGCAGCGATTCTCTGGCAGCGACCGTCCCTCATTGCCGGAGCAGCCTTGCTCAGACCCCAATCCCCAAGCATGGTGCGTCCGGAGCCGCTCAACGGCTTGCCTGTGCTTATCCTATCCGGTCTCTGGGATGAAAGACGCGACGCCGATGCCTCCGCCCATCTGGAAGTGCAACTCGAACAGGCGCGCGCAAAGGTCACACACATCACCTTGCGCACTGGCCATGGCGAGGCTGAAGACGGATCGGACTACACCGCAACGAAAAACTGGCTGAAAGAGACATTTTCAATCAGTTGA
- the tuf gene encoding elongation factor Tu, translating to MAKEKFERNKPHVNIGTIGHVDHGKTTLTAAITMTLAETGGATAKAYDEIDGAPEEKARGITISTAHVEYETENRHYAHVDCPGHADYVKNMITGAAQMDGAILVCSAADGPMPQTREHILLARQVGVPALVVYLNKVDQVDDEELLELVEMEVRELLDSYEFPGDDIPIVKGSALAAVENRDPEIGRNSITELMAAVDDYIPTPERPVDLPFLLPIEDVFSISGRGTVVTGRVERGKVHVGDEIEIVGIKDTQKTTCTGVEMFRKLLDSGEAGDNVGVLLRGTKREDVERGQVLCKPGSVNPHTKFKAEAYILTKEEGGRHTPFFTNYRPQFYFRTTDVTGVVTLDEGVEMVMPGDNVNMNVELIVPIAMEEKLRFAIREGGRTVGAGIVGAIVE from the coding sequence ATGGCTAAGGAAAAGTTTGAACGTAACAAGCCGCATGTGAACATCGGCACGATTGGTCACGTTGACCATGGTAAAACTACCCTGACAGCAGCGATCACCATGACCCTTGCGGAAACTGGTGGCGCGACGGCGAAAGCCTATGACGAGATTGATGGTGCGCCTGAAGAAAAAGCACGCGGCATCACGATCTCTACGGCTCACGTTGAGTATGAGACGGAAAACCGTCACTACGCTCACGTCGACTGCCCGGGCCACGCTGACTATGTGAAAAACATGATCACTGGTGCGGCTCAGATGGACGGCGCTATCCTGGTCTGCTCTGCAGCTGATGGCCCGATGCCCCAGACCCGTGAGCACATCCTGCTTGCCCGTCAGGTTGGCGTTCCTGCGCTTGTTGTTTACCTGAACAAAGTTGACCAGGTTGACGATGAAGAGCTTCTCGAGCTTGTTGAAATGGAAGTTCGCGAACTTCTGGACAGCTACGAATTCCCTGGCGATGATATCCCCATCGTTAAAGGCTCTGCTCTTGCTGCCGTTGAAAACCGTGATCCGGAAATCGGCCGTAACTCCATCACTGAGCTGATGGCTGCGGTTGATGACTACATCCCGACCCCGGAACGTCCTGTCGACCTTCCGTTCCTGCTGCCGATCGAAGACGTTTTCTCGATCTCTGGTCGTGGTACGGTTGTTACCGGTCGTGTTGAACGCGGCAAGGTGCATGTTGGTGACGAGATTGAAATCGTCGGCATCAAAGACACTCAGAAAACCACCTGTACCGGTGTTGAAATGTTCCGCAAGCTGCTGGACAGCGGTGAAGCAGGCGACAACGTCGGTGTTCTTCTGCGTGGTACCAAGCGTGAGGACGTTGAGCGCGGTCAGGTTCTTTGTAAGCCGGGTTCAGTTAACCCGCATACCAAGTTCAAGGCAGAAGCCTACATCCTGACGAAAGAAGAAGGTGGTCGTCATACCCCGTTCTTCACCAACTATCGTCCGCAGTTCTATTTCCGCACCACCGACGTGACCGGTGTTGTGACCCTTGATGAGGGCGTGGAAATGGTTATGCCTGGCGATAACGTGAACATGAATGTCGAGCTGATCGTACCGATCGCCATGGAAGAAAAGCTGCGCTTCGCTATTCGCGAAGGTGGCCGTACCGTCGGCGCCGGTATCGTTGGCGCTATCGTCGAGTAA
- the rplK gene encoding 50S ribosomal protein L11, producing MAKKIQGYLKLQVPAGAANPSPPIGPALGQRGLNIMEFCKAFNAKTQEMEKNQPIPVIITIYQDKSFTFEMKTPPASYFLKKAANVQKGSSAPGRDVGGKVTKAQVKEIAEAKMKDLNANDIEAAMLQIEGSARAMGFEVVG from the coding sequence ATGGCAAAGAAGATTCAAGGGTACCTGAAACTTCAGGTACCGGCAGGGGCGGCTAACCCGTCTCCGCCGATTGGTCCCGCTCTCGGTCAGCGCGGCCTGAATATCATGGAATTCTGTAAGGCGTTTAACGCCAAGACACAGGAAATGGAAAAGAATCAGCCGATTCCGGTGATTATTACCATTTACCAGGACAAGTCTTTCACTTTCGAGATGAAGACACCGCCTGCGTCTTACTTCCTGAAAAAGGCTGCAAACGTGCAGAAAGGGTCTTCTGCTCCTGGTCGTGATGTTGGTGGCAAGGTTACCAAAGCACAGGTCAAGGAAATCGCGGAAGCGAAAATGAAAGACCTGAACGCCAACGACATCGAAGCTGCGATGTTGCAGATTGAAGGTTCCGCCCGCGCGATGGGTTTCGAGGTGGTGGGGTAA
- the rplJ gene encoding 50S ribosomal protein L10 has protein sequence MDRAEKQEAVSALHETLKSAEVVVVAHYAGLTVADMTDLRSKMRDAGASVQVAKNRLVKLALQGTDAEPISDLFAGQTLIATSGDPVSAPKVAAEFAKKNDKLVILGGVMGTTVLDTAGVNALATMPSLDELRGKIVGVLQAPATKIAQVLQAPGGQLARVFGAYAKKDEAA, from the coding sequence TTGGATAGAGCGGAAAAGCAAGAAGCTGTTTCGGCCCTTCATGAAACGCTGAAAAGCGCGGAAGTTGTGGTTGTAGCTCACTATGCTGGCCTCACCGTTGCAGATATGACCGACCTTCGCAGTAAAATGCGTGATGCCGGTGCATCGGTGCAGGTTGCCAAGAACCGTCTTGTCAAGCTCGCTCTTCAAGGCACGGATGCTGAACCAATTTCTGACCTGTTCGCAGGCCAGACACTGATCGCCACGTCTGGCGATCCGGTTTCTGCACCGAAGGTGGCCGCTGAATTCGCCAAGAAAAATGACAAGCTTGTCATCCTGGGCGGCGTTATGGGCACCACCGTACTCGATACCGCAGGCGTGAATGCACTCGCAACCATGCCGTCGCTTGATGAACTGCGTGGCAAGATCGTTGGTGTGCTTCAGGCACCCGCGACCAAGATCGCTCAGGTCCTGCAGGCACCGGGCGGACAGCTCGCACGCGTATTCGGGGCATATGCCAAGAAGGACGAAGCGGCATAA
- a CDS encoding methyl-accepting chemotaxis protein produces the protein MRYSVSAKVITIVMVLSLVIVAQSVFSVMQLGKIGQEIETIAESDIPLTEVLSRITTHQLEQSVMFERILRLNGLVEGDIPAQKSAAETRFTDYAALVEQEIQQGERIAEKALEHTFDEKTRSQIQHVVTALKQIEAEHRTYDKHAAQIIAYSDANDTDKALAMLQTIEQEEKKLNRELVELLRQIEGFTLKATRTAEEHEKTTEYVLIIIAIVSTLLGVAVSSFLTRKTVTLPLRQVVAGLEKLSENDLSASVSVKGNDEIADLARAFDRFKKKLIHMRQLEEEREEADRKSISERRKILSIMASEVKDKTEEGIDVIAESAGEVRSQSMEMRDSLEQANKSVSQILAQAQETHAQSQEAVELSEELLTAISEVAEKTDMSNKLTVEAVSLSSSSQGTIAELATAADSIGQFVSVISDIAEKTNLLALNATIEAARAGEAGRGFAVVAAEVKDLAEQTNNSTKQISEQVVTIQQKTNAAVSSMDQLIQSTRGLSEMAATVASATEEQRATTENFGRIVSESGRSVGMMSTGMSEVAQIAQRTLAFSGAMSEKTNSMSMTARSLREEIPAIIQASLDATEQRSEARIDTDVQVKGRDEMGEFVTKLSNISSKGACMSDIGRAVSDPIQLDMPDLGWANYRKIWARDQKIGLERI, from the coding sequence ATGCGCTATTCAGTATCCGCAAAGGTCATCACGATCGTTATGGTCTTGAGTCTCGTGATCGTCGCTCAGTCCGTGTTCAGCGTAATGCAGCTGGGCAAGATCGGTCAGGAAATCGAGACAATTGCCGAATCTGACATTCCGTTGACCGAGGTCTTGAGTCGGATTACGACGCATCAGCTGGAACAATCCGTGATGTTTGAGCGGATCCTGCGTCTCAACGGATTGGTTGAAGGGGATATTCCGGCCCAGAAGTCGGCTGCCGAAACCAGATTCACTGACTACGCAGCTCTCGTCGAGCAGGAAATCCAGCAAGGGGAGCGTATTGCCGAAAAAGCGCTCGAGCATACTTTTGATGAAAAAACGCGCTCTCAAATTCAGCATGTCGTAACGGCACTCAAGCAGATTGAAGCCGAGCATCGTACCTACGATAAACATGCAGCGCAGATCATTGCCTATTCGGATGCCAACGACACCGACAAAGCCCTCGCAATGCTTCAGACAATTGAGCAAGAGGAAAAGAAGCTCAATCGGGAACTGGTAGAGCTTCTGCGACAGATTGAGGGGTTCACCCTCAAGGCAACACGCACGGCAGAAGAGCATGAGAAGACAACGGAGTATGTTCTCATCATTATCGCCATTGTTTCGACGCTACTCGGTGTTGCTGTCTCTAGTTTTCTCACGCGAAAGACCGTCACGTTACCCTTGCGCCAAGTTGTCGCCGGGCTGGAAAAGCTGTCGGAGAATGATCTATCCGCCAGCGTTTCGGTCAAGGGCAATGACGAGATCGCAGATCTGGCGCGGGCATTTGATCGCTTCAAGAAGAAGCTTATTCATATGCGCCAGCTGGAAGAGGAGCGAGAAGAAGCCGATCGCAAGAGTATTTCTGAGCGGCGGAAAATACTTTCGATCATGGCGAGTGAGGTTAAAGACAAGACCGAGGAAGGCATTGATGTGATTGCCGAAAGCGCGGGCGAAGTGAGGAGCCAGTCGATGGAGATGCGCGATTCTCTGGAGCAGGCCAATAAAAGTGTTTCGCAAATATTGGCTCAAGCTCAGGAAACCCATGCGCAGTCTCAGGAAGCCGTCGAACTTTCGGAGGAACTGCTCACCGCGATCAGTGAGGTGGCCGAGAAAACGGATATGTCCAACAAGCTGACCGTGGAGGCCGTTTCCTTGTCTTCCTCCTCGCAAGGCACGATTGCCGAGCTGGCAACGGCCGCCGACAGCATTGGTCAGTTTGTATCTGTCATCAGCGACATCGCAGAAAAAACCAACCTTCTGGCACTGAATGCGACGATCGAGGCGGCAAGAGCCGGGGAGGCGGGGCGCGGCTTTGCCGTTGTTGCTGCGGAAGTCAAGGATCTGGCCGAGCAAACCAACAATTCGACCAAGCAGATTTCTGAACAGGTCGTAACCATTCAGCAGAAGACGAATGCTGCCGTCTCCTCCATGGATCAACTGATCCAGAGTACGCGCGGACTGAGCGAGATGGCCGCCACCGTTGCCTCGGCTACGGAAGAGCAACGCGCGACCACCGAAAATTTCGGCCGTATTGTCAGTGAATCCGGCCGCTCGGTCGGGATGATGTCAACGGGCATGTCAGAGGTGGCCCAGATTGCCCAAAGGACTCTGGCTTTCTCTGGTGCAATGAGCGAGAAGACAAACAGCATGTCCATGACGGCGCGGAGCTTGCGTGAAGAGATCCCTGCCATTATTCAAGCTTCGCTTGACGCAACCGAGCAACGCTCGGAAGCCAGAATCGACACTGATGTGCAGGTGAAGGGCCGCGATGAAATGGGTGAGTTTGTGACCAAACTGTCCAACATCTCCAGCAAGGGTGCCTGCATGTCGGATATCGGGCGCGCGGTTTCCGATCCCATCCAACTGGATATGCCAGACTTGGGCTGGGCCAACTACAGGAAGATTTGGGCCAGAGACCAAAAGATCGGACTTGAGCGGATCTAG
- the rpoB gene encoding DNA-directed RNA polymerase subunit beta gives MAQTFSGRNKLRKYFGHIIEVADMPNLIEVQKASYDQFLQVDEPASGRLDEGLQAVFSSVFPISDFSGSAQLEFVRFEFEAPKYDTEECRLRGMTYSAPLKLTLRLIVFEVDEDTGARSVKDIKEQDVYMGDMPLMTDKGTFIVNGTERVIVSQMHRSPGVFFDHDKGKSHSSGKLLFAARIIPYRGSWLDIEFDAKDIVFARIDRRRKIPVSSLLFALGMDTEEILETYYNKVTYERADGAWRVAFDGEALKGTKPDTDLVDALTGEVVFEAGKKLTARQIKKLTEGGLTYLKVDDIDLHGKYLAEDAVSLTSGEIFVEAGEEIDEKNLQLLKDSGFDEISVLNIDHVTVGGYIRNTLSVDKNSDRESALFDIYRVMRPGEPPTIETAEAMFESLFFDSERYDLSAVGRVKMNMRMDLDVEDTVRILRKEDIVEVIRTLLDLRDGKGEIDDIDNLGNRRVRSVGELMENQYRIGLLRMERAIKERMSSIEIDTVMPQDLINAKPAAAAVREFFGSSQLSQFMDQNNPLSEITHKRRLSALGPGGLTRERAGFEVRDVHPTHYGRICPIETPEGPNIGLINSLATFARVNKYGFIESPYRKVKDGRVSDEVIYLSAMEEAKHYVAQANIPLNNDNSFVDETVICRHAGDVMLTPADRVDFMDVSPKQLVSVAAALIPFLENDDANRALMGSNMQRQAVPLVRAEAPFVGTGMEPIVARDSGAAIAASRTGVVDQVDATRIVVRATEERDPNKSGVDIYRLAKFQRSNQSTCINQRPLVAVGDLVTKGEIIADGPSTDLGDLALGRNCLVAFMPWNGYNFEDSILLSERIVKEDIFTSIHIEEFEVMARDTKLGPEEITRDIPNVSEESLKNLDEAGITYIGAEVKPGDILVGKITPKGESPMTPEEKLLRAIFGEKASDVRDTSLRMPPGTFGTVVEVRVFNRHGIDKDERAMSIEREEIERLAKDRDDEQAILDRNVYGRLADMLNGHVGTAGPKGFRKDTTITQAEMAEFPRSQWWLFAVEDEKLMGEVEALRNQYDDSRKRLEQRFIDKVEKLQRGDELPPGVMKMAKVFIAIKRKLQPGDKMAGRHGNKGVVSRIVPIEDMPYLEDGTHVDIVLNPLGVPSRMNVGQILETHLGWACAGMGHKIGKMYDDYRKNGNLEPLRKELSDVYHDNGKNLKVIEHDDESVIRIAQQVRKGVSIATPVFDGAHEPDIVEMLEKSGLHSSGQSTLFDGQTGEQFDRPVTVGYIYMLKLHHLVDEKIHGRSIGPYSLVTQQPLGGKAQFGGQRFGEMEVWALEAYGAAYTLQEMLTVKSDDVAGRTKVYEAIVRGDDTFEAGIPESFNVLVKEIRSLGLNMELEDSQRLLDLEPNDTPPADAAE, from the coding sequence ATGGCTCAGACGTTTTCTGGTCGTAACAAGCTAAGAAAATACTTCGGTCATATTATTGAAGTGGCAGACATGCCAAACCTCATTGAGGTTCAAAAAGCTTCCTATGACCAGTTTTTGCAAGTGGATGAACCCGCCTCTGGACGCCTTGATGAAGGTCTTCAGGCGGTGTTTTCATCTGTATTTCCAATCTCGGATTTTTCGGGATCGGCGCAGCTCGAATTCGTGCGTTTCGAATTTGAGGCACCCAAGTATGACACCGAGGAATGCCGCCTTCGCGGGATGACCTACTCGGCACCGCTGAAGCTGACCCTTCGCCTCATCGTTTTCGAGGTGGATGAGGATACAGGTGCGCGGTCCGTCAAGGACATCAAGGAGCAGGATGTCTATATGGGCGACATGCCGCTCATGACCGACAAGGGGACATTCATTGTCAACGGCACCGAGCGTGTGATAGTTTCCCAGATGCACCGCTCTCCGGGCGTGTTCTTCGATCATGACAAGGGCAAGAGCCATTCTTCAGGTAAACTTCTGTTTGCCGCGCGCATCATTCCTTATCGTGGCTCATGGCTCGATATTGAATTCGATGCCAAGGATATCGTCTTTGCCCGTATCGACCGTCGTCGCAAGATTCCGGTTTCCAGTCTGCTGTTCGCTTTGGGTATGGATACAGAAGAAATTCTGGAAACTTACTATAACAAAGTCACCTATGAACGCGCGGATGGTGCCTGGCGTGTTGCCTTTGATGGCGAAGCCCTCAAGGGAACCAAGCCGGATACAGATCTTGTCGATGCCCTGACCGGTGAAGTGGTCTTTGAAGCTGGCAAGAAGCTGACCGCGCGTCAGATCAAGAAACTGACCGAGGGTGGCCTGACCTACCTCAAGGTTGATGACATTGATCTGCATGGCAAATATCTTGCTGAAGATGCTGTAAGCCTGACCTCTGGCGAGATCTTCGTTGAAGCCGGTGAGGAAATCGACGAGAAAAATCTCCAGTTGCTGAAGGATTCCGGCTTCGACGAGATTTCGGTTCTCAACATCGACCATGTTACGGTTGGTGGGTATATCCGCAACACGCTGTCTGTCGACAAGAACTCGGATCGCGAATCCGCACTGTTCGATATCTACCGCGTGATGCGCCCCGGTGAACCGCCGACCATCGAGACTGCTGAAGCGATGTTTGAATCGCTGTTCTTCGATTCCGAGCGTTACGATCTTTCCGCCGTTGGCCGCGTCAAGATGAACATGCGCATGGATCTCGATGTCGAGGACACCGTTCGTATTTTGCGCAAGGAAGACATTGTCGAAGTCATTCGCACTCTGCTTGATCTGCGTGATGGCAAGGGCGAGATCGACGACATTGACAACCTTGGCAACCGTCGTGTCCGTTCGGTTGGCGAGCTGATGGAAAACCAGTATCGCATCGGTCTTTTGCGCATGGAGCGCGCGATCAAGGAACGTATGTCCTCGATCGAGATCGACACCGTGATGCCGCAGGATCTCATCAACGCCAAACCGGCTGCTGCTGCCGTACGCGAGTTCTTTGGCTCGTCCCAGCTTTCGCAGTTCATGGACCAGAACAACCCGCTGTCGGAAATTACCCACAAGCGCCGTCTTTCGGCTCTTGGGCCGGGTGGTCTGACCCGTGAGCGTGCCGGGTTTGAGGTGCGCGACGTGCATCCGACTCACTATGGCCGTATCTGTCCGATTGAAACGCCCGAGGGGCCGAACATTGGTCTGATCAACTCTCTGGCCACTTTTGCGCGCGTCAACAAATACGGCTTCATCGAGTCGCCTTATCGCAAGGTTAAAGATGGGCGTGTGTCCGACGAGGTTATCTATCTTTCTGCAATGGAAGAGGCCAAGCACTATGTTGCTCAGGCCAACATCCCGCTGAATAACGACAACAGCTTCGTTGACGAGACCGTTATCTGCCGTCATGCGGGTGATGTGATGCTGACGCCGGCTGATCGTGTCGATTTCATGGACGTTTCGCCCAAGCAGTTGGTCTCTGTTGCTGCGGCGCTTATTCCATTCCTTGAAAACGATGACGCCAACCGCGCTCTGATGGGCTCGAACATGCAGCGTCAGGCCGTGCCTCTGGTGCGCGCCGAAGCGCCGTTCGTTGGTACGGGCATGGAGCCGATTGTGGCACGGGATTCCGGCGCCGCAATTGCTGCAAGCCGTACTGGTGTCGTCGATCAGGTGGATGCGACCCGTATCGTTGTTCGGGCAACCGAAGAGCGTGACCCGAACAAGTCCGGTGTCGATATCTATCGTCTGGCCAAATTCCAGCGTTCAAACCAGTCGACCTGCATCAACCAGCGTCCGCTCGTGGCTGTTGGGGATCTTGTGACCAAAGGCGAGATCATTGCGGACGGTCCTTCGACCGATCTTGGTGATCTGGCGCTAGGCCGCAACTGTCTCGTGGCCTTCATGCCTTGGAACGGTTATAACTTCGAAGACTCCATTCTTCTTTCCGAACGCATCGTGAAGGAAGATATCTTCACCTCGATCCATATCGAGGAATTCGAAGTGATGGCCCGCGATACCAAGCTTGGACCAGAAGAGATCACACGTGATATTCCGAACGTTTCGGAAGAATCTCTGAAAAATCTCGACGAGGCTGGCATCACCTATATTGGTGCGGAAGTGAAGCCGGGCGATATTCTGGTCGGCAAGATTACACCGAAGGGCGAAAGCCCGATGACACCGGAAGAAAAGCTTCTGCGTGCCATCTTTGGTGAGAAAGCTTCCGACGTTCGTGATACCTCCCTGCGCATGCCTCCGGGAACCTTTGGTACCGTTGTTGAGGTTCGTGTGTTCAACCGTCACGGCATCGACAAGGACGAACGCGCCATGTCGATCGAGCGTGAGGAAATTGAACGCCTCGCGAAAGACCGTGATGACGAACAGGCGATCCTTGATCGCAACGTCTATGGTCGTCTTGCAGACATGCTCAATGGTCACGTTGGCACAGCTGGTCCGAAAGGCTTCCGCAAGGATACCACCATCACCCAGGCGGAGATGGCTGAGTTCCCACGGAGCCAGTGGTGGCTGTTTGCTGTCGAAGATGAAAAGCTGATGGGTGAAGTAGAAGCCCTGCGCAATCAGTATGACGACAGCCGCAAGCGTCTTGAGCAGCGTTTCATCGACAAGGTCGAGAAACTGCAGCGTGGTGACGAACTGCCGCCGGGCGTCATGAAAATGGCCAAGGTCTTCATCGCGATCAAGCGTAAGCTTCAGCCGGGTGATAAGATGGCTGGTCGTCACGGCAACAAGGGTGTGGTTTCCCGCATCGTGCCGATTGAGGACATGCCTTATCTGGAAGACGGTACCCACGTTGATATCGTTTTGAACCCGCTTGGTGTGCCGTCGCGCATGAACGTTGGTCAGATTCTCGAAACCCATCTTGGCTGGGCCTGTGCAGGCATGGGCCACAAGATTGGCAAGATGTATGACGACTACCGGAAAAATGGTAACCTTGAGCCATTGCGTAAAGAGCTGAGTGACGTTTATCATGACAATGGCAAGAATCTAAAAGTCATTGAGCATGATGATGAAAGCGTCATCCGCATCGCGCAGCAGGTTCGTAAGGGCGTATCCATCGCGACGCCGGTCTTTGACGGCGCTCATGAGCCTGACATTGTTGAAATGCTGGAAAAATCGGGCCTTCATAGTTCCGGGCAGTCCACGCTCTTTGACGGTCAGACAGGCGAGCAATTCGACCGTCCGGTGACAGTGGGCTATATTTATATGCTCAAGCTGCACCATCTGGTCGACGAGAAGATCCACGGTCGTTCGATTGGCCCATACAGTCTTGTTACCCAGCAGCCGCTTGGTGGTAAGGCCCAGTTTGGTGGTCAGCGCTTCGGTGAGATGGAGGTCTGGGCGCTGGAAGCTTATGGCGCAGCCTACACCTTGCAGGAAATGCTCACCGTCAAGTCGGATGACGTCGCTGGCCGTACCAAGGTCTACGAAGCGATTGTTCGTGGCGATGATACGTTTGAAGCCGGTATTCCGGAGAGCTTCAACGTCCTCGTCAAGGAGATCCGGTCCCTTGGTCTGAATATGGAGCTGGAAGATAGCCAGCGCCTGCTCGACCTTGAGCCGAATGATACACCGCCTGCGGACGCTGCTGAATAA
- the nusG gene encoding transcription termination/antitermination protein NusG, with amino-acid sequence MTKPKRWYIVHAYSNFEKKVAEDIRQQAERNGLGELFDEVLVPTEKFVEVRRGRKVESERKFFPGYVLVKMAMTDDAYHLIKNTPKVTGFLGSDNKPIPISNAEAERLLSQVEDGVDKPMPTITFEVGEQVRVSDGPFASFNGLVEEVDEERARLKVTVSIFGRATPVELEYNQVDKL; translated from the coding sequence ATGACAAAACCAAAGCGATGGTACATCGTTCACGCATATTCGAATTTTGAAAAGAAGGTTGCTGAAGACATTCGCCAGCAGGCTGAGCGGAATGGACTTGGTGAGCTTTTTGATGAGGTTCTTGTGCCAACCGAGAAGTTTGTCGAGGTTCGGCGCGGACGTAAGGTGGAATCCGAGCGCAAATTCTTCCCCGGCTACGTGCTGGTGAAGATGGCCATGACGGACGATGCCTATCATCTGATCAAGAATACCCCGAAAGTTACTGGCTTTCTGGGGTCCGATAACAAGCCCATTCCCATCTCGAATGCGGAAGCCGAGCGCCTGTTGTCGCAAGTTGAGGACGGTGTCGACAAGCCGATGCCGACCATTACCTTTGAAGTGGGTGAACAGGTTCGGGTTTCCGATGGCCCGTTTGCTTCCTTTAACGGGCTCGTGGAAGAGGTGGACGAAGAACGTGCACGTCTGAAGGTGACTGTGTCGATCTTTGGTCGCGCGACGCCAGTCGAGCTCGAATATAATCAGGTCGACAAGCTCTGA
- the rplL gene encoding 50S ribosomal protein L7/L12, giving the protein MADLEKLVEELSTLTVMEAAELSTMLEDKWGVSAAAPVAMAAAAGPAAEAAEEKTEFDVVLTAAGDKKINVIKEVRAITGLGLKEAKELVEGAPKPVKEACDKAEAEELKKKLEEAGASVELK; this is encoded by the coding sequence ATGGCTGATCTTGAAAAGCTCGTAGAAGAACTTTCTACCCTGACCGTTATGGAAGCAGCTGAGCTGTCCACCATGCTCGAAGACAAATGGGGCGTTTCTGCTGCTGCTCCTGTCGCGATGGCTGCTGCTGCTGGCCCTGCTGCCGAAGCTGCTGAAGAAAAAACCGAATTTGACGTTGTTCTGACCGCCGCTGGCGACAAGAAAATCAACGTCATCAAAGAAGTCCGTGCCATCACCGGTCTTGGCCTGAAAGAAGCCAAAGAACTGGTCGAAGGCGCACCGAAGCCGGTTAAAGAAGCTTGCGACAAAGCAGAAGCTGAAGAGCTGAAGAAAAAACTCGAAGAAGCAGGCGCTTCTGTCGAACTCAAATAA